Proteins co-encoded in one Prunus persica cultivar Lovell chromosome G6, Prunus_persica_NCBIv2, whole genome shotgun sequence genomic window:
- the LOC18773192 gene encoding uncharacterized protein LOC18773192, with amino-acid sequence MTSLAMASLTLSLSKPASSSSSSSSSHFYRQFRTRASSSAAPGVELNTLQSAIAKKDSSAVKEALDQLSEVGWAKKWSSQPYVSRRTTSLRELTTLGIKNAETLAVPSVRNDAAFLFTVVGTTGFLGLLAGQLPGDWGFFVPYLIGSISLVVLGVGSTAPGLLQAAISSFSSFFPDYQERIARHEAAHFLVAYLLGLPILGYSLDIGKEHVNLIDERLEKLIYSGQLDAKELDRLAVVAMAGLAAEGLTYDKVIGQSADLFSLQRFINRSKPQLSKEQQQNLTRWAVLFAGSLLKNDKEIHEALITAMSNKATILECIEAIEKAA; translated from the exons ATGACGAGCTTGGCCATGGCTTCTCTCACACTCTCACTCTCAAAGcctgcctcttcttcttcctcctcctcctcctctcacTTTTATCGACAATTTCGAACCAGAGCTTCTTCCTCTGCTGCTCCCGGTGTCGAACTCAACACCCTTCAATCCGCCATTGCAAAG AAAGATAGCAGTGCGGTTAAAGAGGCACTTGATCAGCTAAGTGAAGTTGGTTGGGCCAAGAAATGGAGTTCTCAGCCCTATGTCTCACGGCGTACG ACATCGCTTAGGGAGCTGACAACTCTTGGAATTAAAAATGCAGAAACTCTTGCAGTTCCCAGCGTCAGAAATGAT GCGGCTTTTCTATTCACCGTGGTGGGGACGACAGGATTCTTAGGTCTTCTTGCTGGCCAACTTCCTGGG GACTGGGGCTTTTTTGTGCCATACTTGATTGGGAGCATCTCTCTAGTAGTTTTGGGTGTGGGAAGCACTGCCCCTGG GCTTCTTCAAGCTGCCATATCTAGCTTTTCATCATTTTTCCCAGATTATCAAGAAAGAATTGCTAGACATGAAGCTGCTCATTTTTTAG TTGCTTATTTGCTGGGCCTTCCTATTCTGGGGTATTCTTTAGATATTGGCAAAGAGCATGTCAATCTTATTGACGAAAGGCTGGAAAAGCTGATATACAGTGGGCAGCTTGATGCAAAGGAACTAGACAG GTTGGCTGTGGTAGCAATGGCTGGACTTGCAGCAGAAGGTCTGACATATGACAAAGTGATTGGTCAATCAGCTGATCTTTTCAGTCTTCAG AGATTTATCAACAGAAGCAAGCCACAGCTTAGCAAAGAACAGCAACAAAATCTTACTAGATGGGCT GTGTTGTTTGCTGGGTCTCTCTTAAAAAATGACAAGGAAATTCATGAAGCCTTAATAACAGCCATGTCAAACAAGGCAACTATACTGGAATGCATCGAAGCAATTGAGAAAGCTGCTTGA